One Thermococcus kodakarensis KOD1 genomic window carries:
- the tmk gene encoding dTMP kinase produces the protein MFIVLEGIDGAGKSTQAKLLAEWFENRGYEVVLTKEPTDTPFGKLIRRLVLTGGKEGIIDGAKISHEAEALLFAADRAEHVDKLIKPSLEAGKVVISDRYFYSSLAYQWARGLDLEWLIDLNRFAVKPDIVFLLDLPVKESMNRIRSRKVKSEFDKIFELQRKVRENYLKLAEMFPEMKIINAMEDVETVHNQIIALIETLLGEE, from the coding sequence ATGTTCATCGTACTCGAGGGAATAGACGGCGCCGGCAAGTCCACGCAGGCAAAACTCCTGGCAGAATGGTTTGAAAACAGAGGATACGAAGTTGTTCTAACGAAAGAACCAACGGACACTCCTTTTGGTAAACTCATAAGGCGGCTCGTTCTTACGGGCGGTAAAGAAGGAATAATAGACGGTGCTAAAATAAGCCATGAGGCTGAGGCACTTCTCTTCGCAGCCGACAGGGCTGAGCACGTTGACAAGCTGATTAAGCCTTCCCTTGAGGCCGGAAAAGTCGTTATATCCGACCGCTACTTCTATTCGTCCCTCGCGTATCAGTGGGCGAGGGGCCTTGACCTTGAGTGGCTCATAGACCTCAACCGCTTCGCCGTAAAGCCCGACATAGTTTTTCTCCTCGACCTTCCGGTAAAGGAGAGCATGAACAGAATAAGAAGCAGGAAGGTGAAGAGCGAGTTCGACAAGATATTCGAGCTTCAGAGAAAGGTCAGGGAGAACTACCTAAAGCTGGCCGAGATGTTCCCTGAAATGAAGATAATCAACGCGATGGAGGACGTTGAAACAGTTCACAACCAGATAATCGCGCTCATTGAGACGCTCCTTGGAGAAGAGTGA
- a CDS encoding phospho-sugar mutase, translated as MELYYSEKFNPEELALLGRAIGTVAQGTVIVGRDGRAISRYGKRAMVVGIVSTGSTIMDVRLIPLIALKDFAHSKGMPLAYVYYHGGVRVEVNGLDVDEVEAILKSRSFIEAHPNDIGATVYYPNALDDFLHDLFKRYNFKIGGKALVDAMNTPAVLFFPRLSEHFGFEAELINDMMTSYIPPKPKEVFLHKLNKGDYTFGLRFRPDGIAEFYKDGEEKTFTSMWSLFDYLKRVFK; from the coding sequence GTGGAGTTATACTACTCTGAAAAGTTCAACCCCGAAGAGCTTGCCCTTCTGGGAAGGGCCATTGGTACCGTGGCCCAGGGGACGGTAATAGTCGGCAGAGACGGCAGGGCGATATCGAGGTATGGAAAGCGTGCCATGGTTGTGGGCATAGTCAGTACAGGCTCAACGATAATGGATGTTAGGCTTATCCCGCTGATAGCGCTGAAGGACTTTGCCCACAGCAAAGGGATGCCCTTAGCTTACGTTTACTACCACGGGGGCGTTAGGGTCGAGGTGAACGGCCTGGACGTTGATGAGGTTGAGGCAATCCTGAAGAGCAGGAGCTTCATAGAGGCCCATCCGAACGATATAGGTGCCACCGTTTATTATCCAAACGCCCTCGATGACTTCCTTCACGACCTTTTCAAGCGCTACAACTTTAAGATCGGCGGAAAGGCCCTTGTGGACGCTATGAACACTCCTGCGGTGCTCTTTTTCCCCAGGCTCAGCGAGCACTTCGGCTTTGAGGCTGAGCTTATAAACGACATGATGACCAGCTACATCCCGCCGAAACCGAAGGAGGTCTTCCTCCACAAGCTGAACAAGGGTGACTACACCTTCGGACTGCGCTTCAGGCCGGACGGGATAGCCGAGTTCTACAAGGACGGCGAGGAAAAGACGTTTACGAGCATGTGGTCTCTCTTTGATTACCTCAAGAGGGTCTTCAAGTGA